One region of Camelina sativa cultivar DH55 chromosome 6, Cs, whole genome shotgun sequence genomic DNA includes:
- the LOC104791700 gene encoding uncharacterized protein LOC104791700: protein MGTCFSSSTKSTAEISPFDLVVKPPPSDGASVVSAPRIPIATKTETAATVSFAATVRLYGPPNSLVTSYLRFALLHKKVPLRFVPSEDQKPTIQVGSETVSGSQEVLLRYIEDKFPEPRLMIWKFNLEGFDEDTPLIVRAIWLQHRSMLWHIERMLRWSEDLAARGGKRAVDPSVGTPKMEIRKFAKSYTHLQELMVEHAQMEERILFPVLESVDRGMCKSANEEHGRELPKVNGIKEDIKSIGVLDSGICSEALISLASRFKSLQMMCKAHFEEEEKDLLPMVEAAEMGKEKHKKLMNQGLEVMRGTHSDSFDFLLEGLTPQEAMQYLDLLMKFGDPSLISSFLCSDILD, encoded by the exons ATGGGAACTTGCTTCTCCAGCTCCACTAAATCCACGGCTGAGATCTCACCCTTCGACCTCGTCGTCAAACCTCCTCCTTCAGACGGCGCATCCGTCGTTTCAGCCCCGAGAATCCCCATCGCCACGAAAACTGAAACGGCGGCGACGGTGAGCTTCGCCGCTACTGTGAGACTGTACGGACCTCCAAACAGTCTGGTGACATCGTATCTCCGATTCGCTCTCCTTCACAAGAAAGTCCCGCTCCGTTTCGTTCCGTCTGAAGACCAAAAGCCGACGATTCAAGTCGGATCGGAGACGGTGTCAGGATCTCAGGAGGTTCTCCTCCGTTACATCGAGGACAAGTTCCCGGAGCCGCGTCTGATGATTTGGAAGTTTAACCTCGAAGGTTTCGACGAAGACACTCCGTTGATAGTGAGAGCGATTTGGCTACAGCACAGGAGCATGCTTTGGCATATCGAGAGGATGTTGAGATGGTCGGAGGATCTGGCGGCGCGTGGTGGTAAAAGAGCTGTGGATCCGTCCGTTGGTACGCCGAAGATGGAGATTAGGAAATTCGCAAAGAGCTATACTCATTTACAAGAGCTTATGGTTGAACATGCTCAGATGGAAGAGAGAATCTTGTTCCCTGTTCTCGAATCTGTAGATCGag GGATGTGTAAAAGTGCGAATGAGGAACATGGGAGAGAGTTACCGAAGGTGAATGGGATCAAAGAAGATATCAAATCAATTGGAGTTTTGGATTCTGGGATTTGTTCAGAAGCTCTTATTAGTCTTGCTTCTCGTTTCAAATCATTGCAG ATGATGTGTAAAGCACATtttgaagaggaagagaaagatttGTTGCCAATGGTGGAAGCTGCAGAAATGGGGAAAGAGAAGCATAAGAAACTGATGAATCAAGGATTGGAAGTTATGAGAGGAACTCATTCTGATTCCTTTGATTTCTTACTTGAGGGTCTTACTCCTCAAGAAGCTATGCAGTATCTTGACTTGCTCATGAAATTTGGTGATCCAAGTCTCATCTCGTCTTTTCTTTGCTCTGACATTCTTGACTGA